From the genome of Dermacentor andersoni chromosome 3, qqDerAnde1_hic_scaffold, whole genome shotgun sequence:
gttgcgccaccaagctcttgctactatgctgcctaatattaTGGTGGCTAGAGGCATAGTTCGTCGGTCGAGCAATGAGAAGGACTCGACCACAGCCACCCCAcccgaagtgaacggacgtgcCGTCGGCGCGCGCTCCGAACCGATCCGACGTGAGCTTTGCCCTTCGCCCCCTGCCCGGGCCTTCCGAGGCGCGAGCTTTGCCCGTCGCCCCCCGCCCGGGCGTCCCGAGGTGCCGTGCGCTGTGTGTGCCAGTCACCACGGAATATGCACGAATCCCCTCCGTTTGCGCCGCTGCCGACCGCTAAACCTACATCCGAACCTTTTTTGGACCGTATCGATGTCGGAAAGTCTGCTCCTGGCCAGCCGCCGCACTGGGTCTTGCCTCGCTAGAGGCTAGGCCAATTACTGGTAGCGCACCCACCCCCAACAGCCATGGAGGTGCAATCGCAGGGCGGAGACCTCGACCCGACAACGTTCAGACCCAGTGAGTGGACCACGATACTCCGCGCGTACATGGGAGGCAAACCAAGCCCGGAAACGCTGGTTGTGCCTGCTCATGCAGCCCCTGTTCGAGATAAGCCTGCCGCGCCCGCCGTCGGTGCTCCGGCCGACACTACCCCTGCGACCTTCAAGCCGACATACCTTGCTCAACAACAACAGCTGCGCGTGACGCACGCAATCGCATTGCGAAGTAAGCAGCTTGCTTCACTCCCTCCCGGCACTATAAGGGTAGTCTTCCGACCAAGAGGAGGCCTCGCTTTGAACGGAGCCATGGCGCAGCCACTCATGAAAGCTCTGCGAGTCACCGCCGCTGACCGGGACCTAGGAGAGTTTCACCTCCGGATTCACCCGACGAATAACACCTTCACGGTCGCTACACCTCACGAGTCAACGGCCCTTCACCTCGTCCAACTCAAGGAAGTGGTCCTTCAAGAAACCAGTTACCCCGTCGCCGCCTACATCGCACCGCCGCCCGCTGCTGCGCGCGGAGTCATCTCGCAAGTCTACTGGGCGGAAACACCGGAAGAGATGCTACAAGACCTCCAGAATCGCAACCCGGAAGCTGATATCATCGCAGCCCGCAAAGTGGGTAGGACCCTTTCCATATTGATCACATTTGCGCATGGCCCAGTGCCTCACACCATACGCTACATGAGTGTAGTGCATAGATGCACGCCGTACAAGGGAAGTCCAGACGCGTGCACAAACTGTCGTCGACCGGGCCACAGATACGACGTGTGCCCCCACCCCAAGAGTGGTCTCTGCCCGCGGTGCGGGGACAAGCATGAGCCGCAAGATGTTACCTCCTGCATCCCGATCTGCATTCTCTGTGGAAGGCAGCACCTCACGGGCACCGGCTCGTGCAAGGCAAGAAATGCCGCCACCAAACGACTTAGCCCACCGCCCCAGAGGACAAAGTTCCCTACCAAGAAGGACTTTCCCCCGCTTAGCACGACCCTCCCGTCTACCTCTACATGGGTTTCCAAGGTTGCCAAGACGAACATCATGACCTCCCAGGACTCGGACGTGAAGGCTCTGCGGGATGAGGTAAGGCAGCTCAAGGCAGCCCTCTCTACCTCCACTGCTGCTCTACCCCCCACTCCACCATCCCCATCTTCCTCATCCACCCCGTCCGACCAACCTCCTCAGAAAAAGAGGAGAGCCCAGTCTAACCTATAGACCTGGAAGCCAAATTTCAGGACCTCGCCCAAAACCTAGAAGCCAAGTTCACAGAGCGCATTACTGCGCAGGTCACTGCACAGTGCCAGACTATGATTGAAGCTACCATTACCGGTATAATGGATAGGGTCATATCATGGCCAAGGTTGAGGAGCGTTTAGCTAACCTTATGCCTGGACTCTCAGTGGCCTCTCCTCCCGCAGTCCCACCTTCTGCACTCCTCCTTCGCCCCGCGACCCTTCAACATGGCTCCTCCGAGGCACCATAATTCcttacaaattattcaatggaattgcaggggcttccgGCGAAAGCGCGACCCTCTGCAGCAGATTATCGCCAATTCTTTGTCCCCACCAGACGTTATCGCTATCCAGGATGCCAGTtgtttgcaggcaactgccaggataTGCTGTTATCCCCTCTGACTCCACTGATCTTCCTCGGGTGGTTACATACGTCTGTAACACCTTGCATTACGCGGAGCACGACGTTAGCTCCCCTATTGCTCACACCTTCATCGAAATTTTACCCCACACCCCTGCACAATCTCCCCTGTTCATGCTTAACTGCTATCTTCTCCCACGACAGCCGATTAACCTACTTGCTCCACTCCTCAAATCCGTAACCCAAATGGCTGGATCAAATCCCCTACTGGTTGCCGGTGACTAACTGCGCTCACGTGGACTGGGGCTATCGACGCACCAACCACAGAGGCACAGTTTTATACAATAATACGCTATTACTTCACCTGATTATCTTTAATGATTTTAGCTTACCTACGCGGGTTGGTAACAGTGTTACTGCCGATACTAGCCCAGACCTCACGCTTGGTAGAAACTTGGCTCACCTACAGTGGGAAATAACGCAAGTCACATTAGGCAGCGACCACCACACGATTCGCATAGCGGTGAACTATCGCCGACCTCAGCGCAAATTTACCGCTAGGCACACTAAGTGGGATCAGCTCCGTAAATTTAGGCAAGCGCAGCCAGCACAGGGCCCCTTCGACCTAGACACCTGGACTACTCAGTTACAGAAAGACATTCGCCAACATACCCAAACGCTCGATACTATCCCAGACATCCCTGTTATCGACAGTAAGCTCGCCCACCTTCTTGAAGCTCAAGAGAACATAACGCGAAGGTGGAGAACTCAAAAGCACAACAGGAAACTAAAACTCAAACTCACCCAGCTTCAATCACAAATAGAACACCATAGTGCCACTCTTTGCAAAGCTAACTGGGCTGAAGTTTGTGACGGCCTCCGAGGCAATCTCTCCACAACCCGCGCTAGGCACCTGTTACGCCATATGCTCGATCCCACGCAATCTAAAACTCAGACGCGTCTTAGCATTCGTCGTCTCACTCATAACCATCGGCAGGACACCGACGCCTTCCTCGCGCAGGTGAAATGCACCTATACCACTCCAGGTCCTCCTTGCAAACATCCCGAGTACACGGGCTCACCCCAACCACAGCTTGACGCTCCTATTACAGAATCTGAATTTCGCGTAGCCCTATTGAAATTGCGCAATACCACACCCGGGGAAGATCAAATTACCAATGCTGCCATCCGAAACCTTGATGATGTCTCCATATCTCACCTCGTTACCTACTttaacgaatgctgggaggcaggTACCCTCCCTGCCTCCTGGAAGCAAGGAAAAATTATATTCATCCCAAAACCCCACAAGCCCATCACCCTCGAGAACATCCGCCCCATTTCTCTTACATCTTGTCTCGGCAAGACCTTAATTTTGAGCACATAATCCTTGCCCGACTGACAACGTACATGGAAGAAAATCACCTTTCCCCCACAGTATGGTAGGCTTTCGTGCGCATCTATCTGCGCAGGAGGCCCTACTTCAAATTACACACGATGTGCTTGATGATACCATCCCCCATCTTACTAAAGCCATCCTGGCGGTTGACCTcattaaggcatttgacagaattCGACACGCTGCCATCTTACGGGAACTGCAGGAACTACAGGTAGGCCCTAAGACCTACAACTACGTTCGCGCCTTCCTTTCTGGCCGCACTGCCTCCTTGCACATTGATCAGCTCAGCACATCCTCTTATACACTCGGTGAATTTGGAACCCCGCAAGGCGCGGTCCTCTCCCCCCTTCTATTTAACATTGCTCTCATCCCCTTAGCCCACAAGCTCAATCTCATCACACAGCTAAAACATACTCTGTACGCTCATGATATTACCGCATGGACCACTCATGGCTCAGACGGGGAAATTGAAGAAACTCTACAATTAGCAGTCGACACGATCTCCGCTCACATATCATCTATCGGACTCGAGTGTTCCCCCTCTAAGTCCGCGCTCCTCCTAATTAGACCAAAATCTGCCGGTAACTCACCCATCCAAATCACTTTACAAGGATCCCCTATCCCCATCACTCCCACCCTGCGCATCCTTGGCCTCTACCTGCAGGATTCCGGACGCAATGACCATACCCTTAAAACACTCAAGGCATCCacgcaatcagtgttgcagcttgtacgccgcgtatcttccctgcacaagggtttagacgaagcagacaacatgaaagttgtacatgCTTTCACGCTTAACCGCATTCTGTACGCCACTCCATATCTCAAGCTGAACTGCACGGAAACCGAGCGCGTGAACGCCATGATCCGCCTTGCAATTAAGGCAGCCCTCAACCTACCTCGCAGTACTAGCACAGCCAAACTCCTTGCACTAGGAATGCATAAcacgcttcctgaactagttgaggTGCACCTTCAAACGCAGTATTTAAGACTTGCCGCGAGCGCTACTGGCCGCCATATCCTCGCCTCCCTTCGCATCAAGATACCCGCTAGTCAGTCAACCCTTATGGCCATTCCTCGACACATTCATTCACCCATTGTAGCGAAACCCCTtcctcgaaacgtccatccccagtatcacatctctcgccgcgtagctcgcgCAAACGCCCTCCACAAGTATTACGGACAAGTCGAGAAAGCCATCTGGGTAGACGCCGCATGCACAACGCATGAAGCTGTAGCAGTCGCTTACAACCCAACCTTACCCCGACCCCTAACTCACCATCTTCCCTCGGCTCTACACCTGAGGAAGCAGAGGAGACCGCCATCGCcttagcccttgccctttcggatgctgaatacatctttagcgattcaaagactgctttgt
Proteins encoded in this window:
- the LOC126538784 gene encoding uncharacterized protein, encoding MAQPLMKALRVTAADRDLGEFHLRIHPTNNTFTVATPHESTALHLVQLKEVVLQETSYPVAAYIAPPPAAARGVISQVYWAETPEEMLQDLQNRNPEADIIAARKVGRTLSILITFAHGPVPHTIRYMSVVHRCTPYKGSPDACTNCRRPGHRYDVCPHPKSGLCPRCGDKHEPQDVTSCIPICILCGRQHLTGTGSCKARNAATKRLSPPPQRTKFPTKKDFPPLSTTLPSTSTWVSKVAKTNIMTSQDSDVKALRDEGQPAISSWEDWEVLLSSTDPTSQLTAVARAADVMNKRSMNVST